The sequence GGGCGTGATAGAGCGGTGCAACTCAGGGTGGGAGTTGGTGCCATTACTGGGAGTGTCAAATCGTGTGTCTATGGTGGGGCTTACTTTATTCCAGTTCAAACGCCCCCATGTGCTTTTGAATTGCTGTTTGCCATGCAAGTTTTTAGGCAAGCATTCTTTGCCTTGCTCTTTGTTAATGAGCTTTAATTTCTCTAAAGCGGCTTGCGAGTGGTTGGTGGCTTGATGGTTGTATAATTTGGGGCTATTTTTTCGCATCAAGGCTTGATAGCTTGATTGGATAGGGTTTAAATAATCGCTCTCAAACGCCCCCTCATTAGAACAAAGATAGGCTAAATCGCTTATCGCATCTTGAACGTTCACGCTTTGAGAAGGCTCTAAAAGATTGAAATCAAAACTAAAACGACTAGCCCCCACAATAAAAGCCCTCTCTCTGTTTTGAGGCACGCCATAATCTTTAGCGTTTAGGATTTGATAGCTTAATTGATACCCTAAAGCGTTCAACCTCTCTTTGATTTCTTCCAAAAAATAGCCTTTAGCGCAAGAGATGAGGTTTTTCACGTTTTCAATGATAAAAATTTCTGGCTTTAAGGCTTTTACTATTTCTATATATTCTAAGAATAAAAAATTCCTAGGGTCTTTTAGCCCTAAATTTTTCCCTTTATTAGAAAAGCCTTGACAGGGAGGCCCGCCAATGATCATGTTGATTTCTAATGTTTGGGCTAGTTTGATGACTTTTTCTTTAATTTCAGCTTGAGTGATGTCCCCACAAATACCCATAGCGTTTTTATGGTTGTTTTCAAAAGTGATTAGGGCTTGTTTATCGCAATCTAGCCCTATTAAAGCGTCAAACTCTTCTAAACACTCCAACCCAGCGCTAAACCCCCCAGCCCCACAAAATAAATCTAAAATTTTATAATTCATTTCAAGCTTTCACAAATACGATCAATAAGCGTTGAAAGATCATCGGTTTCAAAACGCAATTGTGCAAACTCTAAGTTGTCTTTATTGTGATTGAGAATGTTTCTAATCAAGCGTTTTTGAAACTCCTCTTCGCTAGATCCTTTTTTTAAAGCCCTATGACAAGTAGGGCAAAGTTTAGCAAGATTTGCTAAAACATCTAATTCTTTGTTTTTGCCTAAAGAAATTACATGGTGGATTTCAGTGTAGTAGGAATCAGGATTTTGAGTGATTTTATACAAAGGTAAAGAAATAAAACTCCTTTCTTTAATGTCATAATCACCGCAACATGCGCTGCAAACATTAGGCGTTGAAATGCGATAAAAATTGATGATTTTGCTATCTCGTTTAAACTCCTCACTCTTTTGAATCCATCCTAACTGCTCCCTTAATCTTTCAATGCTTTTCTTATCTAAATCCTATTGATAAACATTTTTCAAATAAAAATGAGCGCGTCTTATAAAGCTATTACCACGATATTCTGTTTTTGGTAGATAGCTTAATTTATAATAAATGCCATCACCAACTTAAAAACATGATGAGCGATTCGCGCTTTATAAGGGTTAAACAGACCGATATGGTGTAAATACCAATTTAAATAAATCCTGAATTGAGCGTTTCGTTGGTTAATGCCTTGCGCGTGTTCAGGCTGTAATTCCCTAAAGTTGAAATTCAGCGCTTCGCTAGGGATATTGAAATGATCGATTAAATAATGGAGCTTATTAAAC is a genomic window of Helicobacter pylori oki112 containing:
- a CDS encoding DNA cytosine methyltransferase, with the translated sequence MNYKILDLFCGAGGFSAGLECLEEFDALIGLDCDKQALITFENNHKNAMGICGDITQAEIKEKVIKLAQTLEINMIIGGPPCQGFSNKGKNLGLKDPRNFLFLEYIEIVKALKPEIFIIENVKNLISCAKGYFLEEIKERLNALGYQLSYQILNAKDYGVPQNRERAFIVGASRFSFDFNLLEPSQSVNVQDAISDLAYLCSNEGAFESDYLNPIQSSYQALMRKNSPKLYNHQATNHSQAALEKLKLINKEQGKECLPKNLHGKQQFKSTWGRLNWNKVSPTIDTRFDTPSNGTNSHPELHRSITPREATRIQSFSDNYIFYGNKTSVCKQIGNAVPPLLALALGKAILKSLRK